Genomic DNA from Pseudorasbora parva isolate DD20220531a chromosome 17, ASM2467924v1, whole genome shotgun sequence:
AACTTGTTTGCAATAGTGTTGCCTGTTAGAATACAACATGCATATTTTGACCATTAAAAAAAGCATTATATTTACTAGGTAGATTAGTCTAGTTAAATTATGTACAAAACCAATCAAAACAGTTTAatctgtacattttaaatggtGATGAAAGGTCAAATTTGGTTGCTCACAACTGAAAACATTTGCTTAGTAAAACTTTTCTAAGTGTGCCACCTCACAGTCATGGTAAGGCAAGGACACTAATGGCAAGATGGTCACAGTGTGTTTGAGGTTATGTAACGGAGGGGGTGTGTGGGTAGAGGCGTATTGTTTTATGACTAGTATTGGAATGGCAGCTCTGCAAGTAGGTCTACGAGTTAAACAGGATATTTCCTCTCAGTTGCAGTGACCGTGCCACTTTCCTCCTTAAAGAACAAGGACTTAGCCTAATAAACACAGTAGGTTTAATTTCtttgcaaaaaaagaaagaaaaaaagtactATTAATCCAAAAGTCTATTCAAATCTATCATGGTCTGACCAAAGATTAACCACTCGGtgaaatctttatttaaacacTGAGAAAACACACTGAGACAAGCAAACGTACAGCAGTACCTAACCATGGTATGAAACAGATTAAAATTTAAATCTAAAAGGACCATGTGACTTACTTTTCTAGAAAGTCTTTGTCCACCACAGCGCAGATGTCAAGCAGGGGGTTTCCCATCCCGAAAAGGGCATTTTGACTGCAAAAGAAAGACATGCGTGTCCATTTAAGACATTAAGAAAACAATCGAGTAATCCTGACAACAGACGCAAGCATAGTAACACTAAAAACACTGGGCTTTTGTGATTCACTTGCATGCTGTGTCTTCTAAAGATAGCAGACAGACTATTTTCAGTATTTCacccaaaatattttttttatgtgcataaCAAGCATTTTTCTCTTGAGGGTCAAAACTGAACCCAACAAAAACACAGCACAGAAATAATGGAAGATTATGTCAAGCATAAACTGCAGCATGTTACATAATTATAAAACGTATCAGTACTTTTTCAAGGAGTCCACAATTGAGCTTCAAGCAAGACAATGTTTTGTCAGTGGCAGAATTACTCAGTACAGATTTAGCCAGACAGACATttcataaatgatttaaaatagGTACTAAAACATTTAAGAAAGCATTCGACAGTCACTACATCTATTACAAACTAAGCATTCATGCACGTGGCTGTCTGGCTGAGTGACTGAACGTTCATTCACCCTGGATGAGACATATGTGGTGGAGAGACCCAAAGATTAAAACTTTGCCTCTAATCTATTTTTGACAGATGTGATAAAATAACTAGCCTGcatgtattttaattatatattaaattgtgtcattaatgtaAAGAAATAAAAGAGCATTTACAAATAGAAAACAAGATACATAAATTTTctataaacatgaatgaactgGGAAACAATTCTTCTAAGTATCTCCATTCACACTCCTACATTCAAAGAAAGACAGTTGTTTAGTACAAGTTATGGGAAACTTGTGAATAAGCACAGATGTGTCAGTGTGGGAGATTGTGACGCTTTGCGTGCTCTAAAACAGATGTTTAAGGGGTGCTGTTTAACGTATAATAAAAGTGACTACATTTCGGTACAACTAAAAGTTAGAAACAGACATCTTAGTAACAAGGTAAAAAAGCAAACTATGCAGAAAGGAAACACCACATTCCGTGACCTTCCATTAGCCAAAACATCACCAATTTCTCTTAAAAACATGTGAtttgagttttaaaaaataaacgttgTTTACATTATGGAAAGATACGATTATAAAACgtataaaaaaaacttaaatagcTGGATACGTGTTTAGCCCTACCTGGCTGTAGGCATGAGGTTGGCTTGAGATGATGCTTACTGAAGTTATGACAGCCAGACAAATTCTCTGCAACGCTAGTACTCAGACGCAAGAGCTGATTGGATGAACAAAATAGGAGGAGCTTTCGTTGCCCCCTGTTTAAGATTTTAGGAATAAACTGTTTAGGCGCCAAATGTTAACTGAATAACTCACGGCACATTTGTCATGGCTGAAACTTAGTAATAACAGCACGGCTAAAGCCACCGCATATACCGGTATCTGGAAAGTAACGTATGGTGGTGTCAATAGGGTTGGGAAAGAAATGCCCGCCAGAAAGGGACTAACACAATATTTGAGCATGCAGCATAGACTGAACGCACACTCAACTTCTAttgtgtatgcatgcatgtactGGTGTTATATATGCATGCATGTTCATTAATGATGTGACAACGTGCAGCAGGAAGACTTTTTATGCAGCAGAGTCCGGCAGCATAACAAAAGACACGTGGAGCCGGGGGGACGAACTCCAGTGGTCGATTTAAACACTCCAGGGCAACGGAAGCATTAATCATGCATAACAACATGGGCACATCATTCGATCATATATaagtacatttattttggaacgaTTAGGATATTTTTAACTCCTAAAAATGCCACATGATCATGATTTTGCGAATTAAGCTTAGCAGCAAATGCATTAGCTGTATTCATTGGCATATTGCTCATAGCTAATAGAAAAATGCCCGGTACATTCTTTTCCAATGCAGCAACAATGTGCTTTTGAGAGAAAACACTGAGTTGACAGCACATGGACTTTAATTGACACGCAGACTAATAACATTACAAGACCTCTGACCCAAAAGTGCCCGCGAAGAAACCGCCCCATGCTTTAAAAACACAGGCTTGACTCTGTCATTCTACAATTCACACCCGATGCTTGTGTTTACTGTACCTGAGCTTTTTTTCCTCGAGTTTAATCCTTTTGGCTTTAGGTTCATCGGACGCCATGCTGCAGTGTGATAGTGTTCTATCAAATACGCTCCAGGCACCTTGTTGAGCGAATGAAGCATCTGGGGGAGCGGACAGTGGATAGTTCTTTTGAATTGAATCATTTTAATGAATCGATTCACAAAACCGCTCAGAACTGTTCGCTCACGAATCGCAATGAAAACGGCCCAAGCCGTCCAATTTCACTGACAGCCAGTGGGAAAGTTACTTTAATAGCAGAATAGCAAAAATATTAACATACTGCAAATTTGAGACACCGCATGACATTTGTATGTCATTTAAACTTAAACATTTCTAAGCTGTGGCTGTGAAAACTGAACTGGGAAACATGAAATTACAATAAACCATCattttttacttaaattaaaaagtatgatattaaaaaaaaaaagtgaatatgCTAATTTAACCGGTTTTTTAAAAGAGTTGTTCAAAAGAACCGATTCGGAATAAATCTAGCCGTGGAGGGAAAATTTACCACAGACACATAGCTGTCCCTCTGTTTTGCCGGagcaacaaaaacatttctgatcGATTATAAACTTTAATCAAGCACTTGGTttgcagaaatatattttaacattttcaagATTGCGCGAAATTTCCGAAAGGATCGACGATGTgtgttttaaataaacttaaatttaaattCGTGCCAGGCGTATATTTGGATGCATGATCGGGGAAGTAGGAGTGACACATCTGCCACATTTACAAGCGGGGGATATTGCCTGAAAACATCAATCAAGACAGCTGTCTATAGGTAAGTTTTATTTAGAAATAAGTTTAGATATGTGCAGTTATGAACAGCTGGCTGCATGTATTTTTTGACCTGAATATTTTAGCCTCAAATAATCGGTGTGCACAGGATATCCTGTACCTCTTCTTTCAGGAAACATAACTTTTAtgctttagtttttttaaatagtattttcaGAGAGATGAATGTTTTTTCTAGAAATCGATCACACAGCCCGGCGTTATCTTTAAAATGTTAGTAGCATGTTGCAAGTTTATTTGCAGcctgcaaaaatatatatataagttatgATAGGTTTAAATGTCTCAGGTTCTGAAGTGTTAAAACTGGACATTTATTGGTATATGTCAGAAACGTGTTTGTCTCATATTGTGTATTATGATAAATAGTATATAATAAAACACAAGCCTTGTATATGTACCTTAAATTGGCAATTATAGTTTCTCTTTCTCTAGCTTTATCTTAGTCATGTCTTTGTTATTTGCTTTAGCCACTATCCTTATTACTTCAAGTAATaggtattttgttttatttcttatATGGAGTATTTAATTTGGATATTGGCCATAAAAAAAGATTACAAAGATGGTTTAAATTAATAAGTAGGAAAATACATTAGTGAGCGTAGCACAAGGTTCTCGtgacacatttttattattcacttgagttttttattgttttatgtgTATTATTGGACATGCATATAAACTATGGGTATGTAACATATTCTCTGCACTGATTAACATACTAGCTCATACCTGTTAGCACCACAACTTCCATTCTCATCGTCCTGTTTTCATTCCATTGACTTTCCAGCCCTCACCATGATTCACAGCTTGTTCCTGATAAACAATGGTGGAGATTTATTCCTGGAGAAACACTGGAAGAGTGTCATAAGCCGCTCTGTctgcgattattttttcgaagCACGAGAGAAAGCGGTGGAACCTGACAATGTGCCTCCTGTCATCCGCACCCCTCATCACTATCTCATAAGCATCTACCGTGAGAAGATCTTCTTTGTTTCTGTCATCCAAACAGAAGTGCCTCCACTTTTTGTAATAGAATTTCTACATCGAGTCGCAGAGACATTTCAGGTATCAAAAAAACTACTGACAGTGCGGTGTTGAAAATATAACCAAACATACACTACTGTTAAAAAGTTTAGGGTCAGCAAGATTTtttaatacttaatacttaacttttgttaacactttagtacagggaacacatattcaattttaactatgacttttgcctcaataaactcctaacttacagcttattaatagttagtatgtaaatttttgttgtgtttaagtttaggtattgggtaggatattgaataaggtcatgcagaataaggcgttaatatgtgctttatacttactaataaacagccattatcctagtaatatgcatccTAATAAGCAAGTAGTTAATAGCACCCTAAAATATTATTCAGCAAGGGTGCAGTCAATTGATCAAAACATTTACAATGTAATAaaagatttttatttcaaaataaatgctgtttaaataataataaaaagcatTGTTTACTCAAAAATGTTAGGTagcactgttttcaacattgataataatcagaaatgtttcttgagcaacaaatcaggatcttagaatgatttctgaaggatcatgtgacgctgaagacTGGCGTAATGATGCCGAACATTCATCTTTGCCATTaggaataaattattaaaatattttcaaatagaaaagttttttttttttttaaagaaaagatttaagatttaaaaaatcattacaACCCCAAATTTAGCGTACATTTTATTGTCTTGCATAAAAAGTGTTGAACAATATGGTATTTTATAATCATTTATGCAGGATTATTTTGGAGAATGTTCTGAGACCACTATCAAGGACAATGTGGTCATAGTCTACGAACTCTTGGAGGAAATGTTGGATAATGGATTCCCCCTCGCAACAGAAGCCAACATCTTGAAAGAACTTATCAGACCTCCCACGATCCTGCGGTCGATGGTCAACTCCATCACAGGTAAGACTATCATAAGCTTGTGTATTTTGTGAATGCCATTATGATGTTTGGAATCTAACTGATTCGTAATCTTTAGGCAGTAGTAATGTTGGCGAGACCCTTCCTACTGGTCAGCTCTCAACTATCCCATGGAGAAGAGCCGGTGTTAAATATACCAATAATGAGGCTTATTTTGATGTGGTGGAAGAAATCGATGCCATCCTGGATAAGTCTGGTGAGTCGGTTTTGGTGCTAAATTTCAGTTGATTTTTCAGTTTGATTGTGCATGTGAATGCAAGAGTTGTATTACATTTCAAGGTTAATGCTGGTGTACTCTTCTGTTTCAGGAACTACCGTTTTTGCAGAAATCCAGGGAGTTATTGATGCTTGTGTCAAACTCACTGGAATGCCAGATCTAACTCTCTCGTTTATGGTGAGAGCATTTCATCATATTCATCTGTACTTTTCAACTATTTTTAAAGGCTGAAGTGCCTTCAAACGcaccgcattattcaatgtgttgacgtaatttcccctgaaacagctccagctgttagcagctcctcgccttatttgaaacagccaatagcgttttgttaatatttttttgttaaactgTGGAGTGTTTGGTAGTGACCATACACATGCCTATAGTTTGACTAGAGCCTGTTTgataaagccagtttcctctaactgtttatcatcataatctcctccatatcactttgaaatacagcattctgtgcagaatttaaATGAGTCCGATATGTGtgttgtctgcgccgactcACGCATAGGATCCGCACTagtgtctgtagtctaactttagaccagagccatttgtgtgtgtgtgtgtgacttcattcacctcaactgaaagcatatttacactgaatcgtttctgatcacatatatagtgtgcaaTGTGCCTTTCatcatgtagaaattagtaaatatgtgaacaactgaccgatttcagacGCAGTTTCATCAGTGTAGGGGGTGGgccgggctttagattctagagaacATTTTGTTTGGACAGAAGATCtgatgagaaggtgaagtctgtgatgtcatcaaaatcagtAATTAATTGTAACGGAAGTGAGTGACTAAGCTTATTTctcctaaataataataataataaataataataatttactaaTTTACTAATTAActaaattcagattttttttcaatgttttggaACACAGTAGCTTATTCGTAAATTAAGGGCTAACATAGTCataataaaagctaaaaaacttgcCTAACGAAGAGTCAGAGTACAAGTGTTGCCACTTGGTTCCTTTAGTTAACCTAAGGATTGAGTATCTTGGTCAAGGACAAAAGATTGCATTATACTACatctaaaactattttaaactgcattttgcccatttaaaaatgattatgCATGCAGCATTTATGCTCTTGTATTAAATAAAGGCAATGTATGGCaaatatgtattaaaaaaattaatgtctTCTGCAAAATGATCTCCATCCACAGAACCCCAGACTCCTTGACGACGTGAGCTTTCATCCATGTGTCCGTTATAAGAGATGGGAGAGTGAGAGAGTTATCTCCTTCATTCCCCCTGATGGaaactttcagctcatgtcATATCACATCAGTGCACAGAAGTATGTGGAGTAGTAAATGGATAAGGAATCTAAACCTAAAACATGTATTAAAGAGATTTAGACGTTGCCTATCAAAAGCTTTTTATCTGTTTCTGTAGCCTTGTAGCAATCCCGGTATATGTGAAGCAGAACATCAGTTTCTTTGAGACTGGATCTTCAGGAAGACTGGACATCACTGTGGGTCCGAAGCAGACCATGGGAAAAACTGTGGAGTGTTTGGTAGTGACCATACACATGCCTAAAGTGATTCTTAGTGCCAACCTCAATGCGACTCAGGGAACCTACAACTATGACCCAGTCACAAAGGTCATAAACAATTTCTTTTCCAGTTTCATTGGTTGTTATTCATTGTCGTCAGCATAGTCATTCCTGATGTTGTTGACTAATAGTtctcactgtttttttttagattttggcgTGGGACATAGGTAAACTTAATCCCCAAAAGCTTCCCAACCTAAAAGGAAGTCTAAGTCTGCAGTCTGGAGCTCCTAAACCAGAGGAGAACCCAAGTCTGAACATTGACCTGAAAATCCAGCAGTTAGCCATCTCAGGTAAGCTAGGGCCCTTTTATCAGCTTTGGTCGTTATTCAGCAGGACCTGGTGATAAACAATCACAATAACCTGCCATAACCATaacttaatttaatattaatttgttatattattatatttttcatcTCCTTCCACATGTTTGTATGTGTATGCTGACATAATACATTAAAAGTTTTGGGgtcatttagatttttatatatatatatatatatatatatatatatatatatatatatatatatatatatatatatatacatatacatacatatatatatatatatatatatatatatatatatatatatataaaggaatTCATTTTTTTCAGCAAGGGTGCATtgaattgataaaaaaataacagtaaatacatttataatgttaccaaaatatatattttaaatactgctttgttattatatatattctgtatatattatttaatttaccttagccataaattacattttaaaatatattaaaatagaatggtgttattttaaattaatatttttacttttaacatttttcattttactttattttaaaatgttcttatCTTTTATACAAAGAGTTTACAAGTCAATGCCACAAATGTACTTAGTTGTACTTAATGTACTTAAAATGCTACATAAATGCAGTTATGCTTACTTCACTCTCTTCTGCTTCACAGGATTGAAAGTGAATCGTCTAGACATGTACGGAGAGAAATATAAACCATTCAAGGGTGTGAAATATGTGACCAAAGCTGGGAAGTTCCAGGTCAGGACATGAGGCTGTCTGCAGAATATCACAATGACATGCCAAAAGTTTATTAGAGGTGCCATTTTCTAAGTGACAAATCATACAGAATTGCAACATTGTGCACaatctcgttttttttttaaacatcagTTACATTTGTTATTGTAATATTTATCTTTCTTTGTTTTGTGGAAAGTAACTGGCAATTTGCAAGAAGTGAACATCTTTCCACTGCAGAGAATTGGGAGAGTTTTTCTTGGTGAATCTTTATCTTCATATCAATAACATTCCATTAATGTATTAAAACTGTTTAAGGCTGGATTTAAGGTACAGTACATCTCTGCCAGGAACGCTTAGCTCTGTGCCATCAAAAACAAGGATTCTTCATGTTACAGTTAACACTGCATTCACATGTTGTCATGTTATCacagaaaacatctgttttaGGTAGGGGAATTTGAGAATGATTGAAGATATTTTCTATTCACATAACTGTGCTACAATCTTTGTTATTGGCACAAAACAATACCTGAGTTTCTGCACATATACACAGTACTCCTTATTTTTCATATACATTTTTGCCATGTACCTTCTTTTAGTCCAGTGGCCTTTGAATGGGAAAAATGGCCTTTCTTTGAAAGCACTGCCGTGCTTATAGTGATTTACAATGATGCTCTACTTATCTACTACTACTACACAAGCACATCACTGCTCAGAGGTGAATAACACTTGTATCTGCTGAATAGAGAATTGGTCACATGCAAGCACTATAGAGCCATTAAGAGCACGTGATAAAATCTGTTCTGTTACGCTGACCTGAAGTGACACAGGTGTGCACGTCTGCCACCTAAATGAAGCTTTGAGGATTTGCACAAATAACacattattgcattattttataaaaatgtcaAGGGAACTGCTTAACTGCATTTTAAGATGTGTATTTAAACCAAAAGCCTTCAGATTTATAAAGTTTCCAAACAAACCATGGTCTTTTTTTGTGTCTGACTTGAATATACTTGAAAAGTATTAATAATGAATGTCTTGGAGTTGGATGTTAATATCAAATGAGTCCTTTAATCTTTGTGTAATAATGGAAGTGCAGTACCTTTAACAAATGAGTCAGTAACTTGTCCTTTTATTGACAAGTTTTCAAACGAAACACCTAACAGAACTTTTTTATTCATCTGAGGCACATAAGATGTTTTTCTAGGTGACActgacaaaaaaagtcaacattAGTGTCATATATACATTCACAAAGCAGTATTTTCACTCTTTCTAAATGTCATTGGAACCCAAAACATGCTATTACACATACAAATATAGCCCTGTAAACTTTCACAACGAGGCACTATAGTGGGGGCTGAAATGTAATCTTTTATATGTATGTTATAGGTAGTGTTTTAAGTCAATGCAAGGCAGTGAAGCATCATGATAAAGTTTTACTGTAGCTGTACACATTCAGTGTGCATATTAAGCTAAAGGTGATGAGCTTGTGCTACTGAGCTTTCCATACTAGAATTGCACAATTTCcacacaaaattaaaaatgcaatttattaagAAATCCGTTTTTCTGTCCATACACTGAAAGTCAAGGATGTCCAAAACAACAtgtttggaccccattgactttcactgcatggacctttttttttttttaatatattttaaacttttttataatGAAACAAGGGTGAGTGATGaacgaattttcattttggcatTTAAGCATCTCCAAACACATAGGTATCAACAAGCCACCTGGGTCTTGTTACCCATTCAATCCAAAAGTAAGATACATTAAGACAACTCCATCATCAATATACTACAGTTGAAAATGATCACACTTGAGAGAAATGTCAAAATTACAGCTGTAAACTAAAAAGACTAAGCTAAGAGAGAACAGTTCAACTGTTGTGAGGATTGTGCTTTTCTTCTGAAAGGAGTATAAGAAATCTCGAAAAATGATTCACTCTCTCGCAAGCACAAACAGAAAGAGTGAAGTGTGAAAGGAAAAATTATTTCAGCGTTAACTATCCAGGCTTTCACACGTCTATGTAGATTTACAtgataaatgtgtttatttgttAGCTAGTGAaaattaagtgtaaaaaaacaaaatctttgGCATCAACCATGCCATGCAAAATACATCTCTGTAATGGCATGACCTATCAAAAAAGGCAATATCCTGTTTAATAAATAGCTAAGCaaaagtttattataaatatgagcTAAGAACAGTTAATTATAGTGAATTATAACTTAAAACAGCCTGccataaaacctttttttttttttaatcaacgtAAAGCTTTACAACACtatttgttgtatttttgtGACTAAAGCATGACCTGTGATAATGATCTGATGAAATagaagtaaaaatatatacattttcaataAGAAAATTGAATTGTCAAAAACTAATTGAAAGTAAATTTCATCATGAACTCCAACATTGTTCAAGAGAGGCATTTAAGTCATAATACCATATTTCTCCGatataaaatagaaaacttcttcatgcaaaaaatatatatgtaccTGGAATTTGGAAACCCAACataccaaaaaatatatatttaaaaaatatgcttCCTGTGTACTCCTACACTATACCTCCGTAGTGAGATAAAGGTAACTACAGCAAACTTTCAGGACAAAAATAGCCTCCGTAAAGACAAAATAAGTGTACTAAGTACCCAgcaagtaaataaaaataagtaataCCAGTCGCCCTGAAACTAGAACCGAACGCTGATGTCCAAAAGTTTAAGGATTAGATCCTTTCCTCATGCCACCACTCATCAGATCTCACACGTCTGAAAAGGCAAGGATTCGAATTTCTAGTGAAAACAACTAGTCCTCAGTTTACTGATACCAGGGGGTCTTTCTGACCCAGCGGAGAGTGAACCCTGCGTCGGTGCGGATCTTGATGGAGGCGGCTTCTGCTTCTCTGACAGTCTCCTTCACGGACTGCATGAGGTTCTGCGCATTGTGCACGAGCATCTCAGTGGCCTTAAAAACAAACGCAATCAATTTAGTTCTAATAAAGTTCAATACATTCTTCATTTAAGATGGCTGTAAATGTGCCTTGCCCTCACCTGCTCGGATTCTTCCTCACTGATGTTTGTACGTCCCAGCATAGTGGCCTTTACTGTGGACAGGATCTTCAGCTGAGTGCTGATAGTTGGGATACGCTCACAAACCTGCAATAAAAATTCCGGAGCTGAGTGACAAAGTAAGCTGATTTGAAAAAACTAAACGCATGATATTTGTGCCACTGACCTGCAACAGGTTTGTGCGAATCCGTTTGTCTGTGCATTGCTTGGCTACCTCTTTAGCCAGCCGCGTGACCTCGTCGGAGGCCTTGGCGATGTCCTTGGCGCACTGGATAAGGGCGCGTTTATTTCCGCTGCCTCCGCGTACCAGACGAGACATCTCTGCCATGAGCAGGGCCATGCGCTTAGCAGCTCCAATGATGTCATTACCCTAAGAGCACAAGGACTTTAAATAAGGGTTTGACTGCAGGCATACTTTGGCCAACACAGGTAAAATGTCAAAAGTACCTACAAAAATCCAACTGATCCTACAGTCACACATTAATCATGTATATCATTTTGGCCTGTTCTTAATCTGTGATTGTTGATAATATAGCTATAACTATCTAACTTCA
This window encodes:
- the ap3m1 gene encoding AP-3 complex subunit mu-1, which encodes MIHSLFLINNGGDLFLEKHWKSVISRSVCDYFFEAREKAVEPDNVPPVIRTPHHYLISIYREKIFFVSVIQTEVPPLFVIEFLHRVAETFQDYFGECSETTIKDNVVIVYELLEEMLDNGFPLATEANILKELIRPPTILRSMVNSITGSSNVGETLPTGQLSTIPWRRAGVKYTNNEAYFDVVEEIDAILDKSGTTVFAEIQGVIDACVKLTGMPDLTLSFMNPRLLDDVSFHPCVRYKRWESERVISFIPPDGNFQLMSYHISAQNLVAIPVYVKQNISFFETGSSGRLDITVGPKQTMGKTVECLVVTIHMPKVILSANLNATQGTYNYDPVTKILAWDIGKLNPQKLPNLKGSLSLQSGAPKPEENPSLNIDLKIQQLAISGLKVNRLDMYGEKYKPFKGVKYVTKAGKFQVRT